A DNA window from Mariprofundus aestuarium contains the following coding sequences:
- the pdhA gene encoding pyruvate dehydrogenase (acetyl-transferring) E1 component subunit alpha — MSAKQKSKAGITHDGLFFSEESLHEMHDKMLFIRRFEEKAGQLYGLKKIGGFCHLCNGQEAVCVGLEHASEPADYMMTSYRDHGHILARGSDPTAVMAELLGRAGGIVKGKGGSMHMFDIEKNFAGGNGIVGEQVPIGLGFGFSSWYKDDGRVTICIMGDGGINQGAVYESFNMAALWKLPIVFLVENNQYAMGTSLERASAETQLFKRGISFKIPGMKIDGMDVLEFEKKMGEAMEHARSGKGPMLVEAMTYRYRGHSMSDPATYRTRAEVDEWRSGRDPIARLQAQMIEAGLATEEHFKQKDKDIKKEVAAIAKAAEAQPEPDAAELWTDIYTDPIENAYPYPGKVN, encoded by the coding sequence ATGTCTGCAAAGCAGAAATCGAAAGCTGGTATCACGCATGATGGACTTTTCTTTTCCGAAGAGAGTCTGCATGAGATGCATGATAAGATGCTTTTTATCCGCCGTTTTGAAGAGAAAGCGGGTCAGCTCTATGGTCTGAAAAAAATCGGAGGCTTCTGCCATCTCTGTAATGGGCAGGAAGCTGTGTGTGTGGGGCTGGAGCATGCTTCCGAGCCTGCTGACTACATGATGACCAGTTACCGTGACCACGGCCATATTCTGGCGCGCGGCTCCGATCCAACTGCTGTAATGGCCGAACTGTTGGGTCGTGCCGGCGGTATCGTCAAAGGCAAGGGAGGCTCGATGCATATGTTTGATATCGAGAAGAACTTTGCTGGCGGTAACGGTATTGTGGGTGAGCAGGTGCCAATTGGACTCGGCTTTGGTTTCTCCAGTTGGTATAAGGATGATGGCCGTGTAACCATCTGTATCATGGGTGATGGCGGTATCAATCAGGGCGCAGTGTATGAATCCTTCAATATGGCCGCGCTGTGGAAGTTGCCGATTGTATTTCTTGTCGAGAATAACCAGTACGCCATGGGCACCTCTCTTGAACGCGCATCAGCTGAAACTCAGCTTTTCAAACGAGGCATCTCATTTAAGATTCCGGGCATGAAGATCGATGGTATGGATGTGCTCGAATTCGAAAAGAAGATGGGTGAAGCGATGGAACATGCCCGCTCAGGCAAGGGGCCAATGTTGGTTGAAGCAATGACCTACCGCTACCGTGGTCACTCCATGTCCGATCCTGCCACCTACCGCACGCGTGCCGAGGTGGATGAGTGGCGCTCTGGTCGCGATCCGATAGCACGACTGCAGGCCCAGATGATTGAAGCGGGACTGGCGACCGAAGAGCACTTCAAACAGAAAGACAAAGATATCAAGAAAGAGGTTGCAGCCATTGCCAAGGCAGCGGAAGCGCAGCCGGAACCGGATGCGGCCGAACTGTGGACCGACATCTATACCGATCCGATCGAGAATGCATACCCTTATCCGGGCAAGGTGAACTGA
- a CDS encoding cyclic nucleotide-binding domain-containing protein, with protein sequence MSKIVSFSTGESLINQGDEDTIAYLIQSGWVQINQKKEDGTSFEVKIGPGEIVGELALVGLVTQRSASATAITAVEAEEIDRGALIRLVNGPASKLTPVLAALLSRLKNAMVDEKQANVFAPDDTIHARVVGLNDISKQALCNQPCEISRLPWVFGSHVPPQSVTDLLRHQQMADTLLANASKRVREQHLCIETDGKNGLQLQLMQHGDYCEVNDKRVGYGASSTTVPLQKGDHTVSFGDPVDPYAFGIEIL encoded by the coding sequence ATGTCAAAAATTGTCTCTTTCAGCACAGGCGAATCACTGATCAATCAGGGAGATGAAGATACCATCGCCTACCTGATCCAGAGCGGCTGGGTACAAATCAACCAGAAGAAAGAGGATGGTACCTCATTCGAGGTCAAAATCGGGCCCGGTGAGATTGTTGGTGAACTGGCACTTGTAGGTCTGGTCACTCAGCGTAGTGCTTCGGCAACTGCAATCACCGCGGTTGAAGCCGAGGAGATAGACCGCGGAGCGCTGATCAGACTGGTCAATGGCCCCGCAAGCAAGTTGACCCCGGTTCTGGCCGCCCTTCTCTCCCGCCTGAAAAATGCGATGGTCGATGAAAAACAGGCTAACGTATTTGCCCCCGATGACACGATCCACGCCAGAGTCGTTGGATTAAACGACATATCTAAACAGGCACTCTGCAATCAACCATGCGAAATCTCACGCCTGCCATGGGTGTTCGGTTCGCATGTGCCTCCGCAGAGCGTCACAGACCTGCTCCGCCATCAGCAGATGGCGGACACCCTTTTGGCCAATGCCAGCAAACGCGTCCGGGAACAGCACCTCTGCATCGAAACAGATGGAAAAAACGGCTTGCAACTGCAACTGATGCAACATGGCGATTATTGCGAAGTGAATGATAAACGTGTGGGATATGGTGCATCCAGCACCACAGTGCCACTGCAGAAAGGAGATCACACCGTAAGCTTCGGTGACCCTGTTGACCCTTATGCATTCGGTATCGAGATACTGTGA
- a CDS encoding translation initiation factor, translating to MTNDRRLVYSTESGQLDKAMSSKKQGRKKTAQKPTPAITNPAKQGIRIRRESKGRGGKTVSVIDGLPLDDTNLKILMKKLKAALGTGGAVKSGSLEIQGEHRDKLLLLLEKEGYKAKLSGG from the coding sequence ATGACTAACGACCGACGACTCGTCTATTCAACAGAGAGCGGACAACTCGACAAAGCGATGAGCAGTAAGAAACAGGGGCGCAAAAAAACAGCTCAGAAGCCCACGCCTGCCATCACAAATCCGGCCAAGCAGGGAATTCGAATTCGCCGAGAGTCAAAGGGGCGAGGTGGAAAAACCGTCTCCGTTATTGATGGCTTGCCACTGGATGATACCAACCTGAAGATTCTCATGAAAAAACTGAAAGCGGCGCTCGGAACGGGTGGCGCAGTTAAAAGTGGCAGTCTCGAGATTCAGGGTGAGCATCGGGATAAACTTCTGCTCCTGCTGGAGAAAGAGGGGTATAAAGCCAAGTTATCCGGCGGGTAA
- a CDS encoding DUF481 domain-containing protein, with protein MITPLAAYAEEEPSNWKNNVELGAVQTSGNTKTLTVNAKLKSVHEGDTLRETVTGSANNSTDSNTTTAESYKASLQEDWKFSERGYLFARGSFESDRFAGYSRRFSETAGYGRDLIKTDDLLWKFELGGGLRQTQYTDRSKKSEPIMRSATGVNWKVNDSATFTQDISTEGGKNGWATESVTALQHALNSHIASKISLKLNHNSKVPAGIKKLDVETAITLVVNF; from the coding sequence ATGATCACTCCTCTGGCCGCTTACGCCGAGGAGGAGCCAAGCAATTGGAAAAACAATGTTGAACTTGGCGCGGTGCAGACCTCCGGCAATACCAAGACGTTGACTGTTAATGCCAAGCTCAAGTCTGTTCACGAAGGTGATACCCTGCGTGAGACGGTTACCGGCAGTGCCAATAACTCCACTGACAGCAACACAACGACTGCTGAGTCGTACAAAGCCAGTCTGCAGGAGGATTGGAAGTTCTCTGAGCGAGGCTATCTCTTCGCCCGTGGCAGCTTCGAGAGTGATCGCTTTGCAGGGTATAGTCGCCGTTTCAGTGAAACGGCCGGTTACGGTCGCGATCTGATTAAAACAGATGATCTGCTCTGGAAGTTTGAGTTGGGCGGCGGTCTTCGACAGACCCAGTATACTGACCGTAGCAAAAAGAGTGAGCCTATCATGCGTTCTGCAACGGGTGTGAACTGGAAGGTGAATGACTCTGCCACCTTTACGCAGGATATCTCGACCGAGGGCGGAAAAAATGGCTGGGCAACTGAATCGGTCACAGCCCTGCAGCATGCGCTGAATTCACATATAGCAAGCAAAATTTCGCTCAAGCTGAACCATAACAGCAAGGTGCCGGCCGGGATCAAGAAGCTGGATGTCGAGACCGCGATTACGCTGGTGGTGAACTTCTAA
- a CDS encoding TIGR00730 family Rossman fold protein produces the protein MEDLKGSESWRIFRIISEFTEGIDTLNDLPYSVTVFGAARASPGDSHYEATVEIARKLAHEGFGVISGGGPGIMEAANKGASEGGGKSIGLNITLPEEQTPNPYQNISINFRYFFVRKVMFVKYSMGYICMPGGFGTLDEFFESLTLMQTQKAFPLPLVLYGTEFWKDLLDWIRHTVLEAGYISEDDLKLVTVTDDINEAVEIMCRHRTWKLQQVQIAKTSGL, from the coding sequence ATGGAAGATCTCAAAGGCTCGGAATCGTGGCGCATATTCAGAATCATCAGTGAGTTCACCGAAGGCATCGATACGCTGAACGACCTCCCCTACTCGGTGACCGTCTTCGGAGCAGCCAGAGCCAGCCCAGGCGACAGCCATTACGAAGCCACTGTCGAAATCGCCCGGAAACTGGCCCACGAGGGGTTCGGTGTCATATCCGGCGGTGGGCCCGGCATCATGGAGGCCGCCAACAAGGGTGCTAGCGAAGGGGGAGGAAAATCAATTGGCCTGAACATCACCCTGCCAGAGGAGCAGACCCCCAACCCCTACCAGAACATCTCCATCAACTTCCGCTACTTCTTCGTTCGCAAGGTAATGTTCGTCAAATACTCCATGGGTTACATCTGCATGCCCGGTGGCTTCGGCACGCTGGACGAATTTTTCGAGTCGTTAACGCTCATGCAGACGCAGAAGGCGTTTCCTCTGCCGCTGGTGCTTTACGGCACCGAGTTCTGGAAGGACCTGCTCGACTGGATTCGACACACCGTACTGGAAGCGGGATATATCAGTGAAGATGACCTAAAGCTGGTGACCGTCACCGATGACATCAATGAAGCGGTAGAAATCATGTGCAGACACCGCACATGGAAGCTGCAGCAGGTTCAGATCGCAAAGACTAGCGGCCTGTAA
- a CDS encoding peptidylprolyl isomerase, which translates to MFGWNKKKKTASARHILVKDLDQCEALKAEIEAGADFAEVAKQYSSCPSGKNGGDLGSFRERQMVKEFNEVVFSAELHKVHGPVKTQFGYHLIEITSRSEG; encoded by the coding sequence ATGTTCGGTTGGAATAAAAAGAAAAAAACGGCATCAGCACGCCACATTCTGGTCAAGGATCTTGATCAGTGCGAAGCGCTGAAGGCGGAGATTGAAGCCGGGGCCGATTTTGCCGAGGTGGCAAAACAGTACTCCAGCTGTCCTTCGGGAAAAAATGGTGGCGATCTGGGCAGCTTCCGCGAACGGCAGATGGTGAAGGAGTTCAATGAAGTGGTTTTTTCTGCTGAGCTGCACAAGGTGCACGGGCCGGTGAAAACCCAGTTCGGTTATCACCTGATCGAGATTACATCGCGCTCTGAGGGCTAA
- a CDS encoding tRNA threonylcarbamoyladenosine dehydratase produces the protein MSQAQERTGILIGETGLDYLAGLHLLVVGLGGVGGAVVEAVARAGVGRLTIVDHDSVGLSNMNRQLVCTHSTIGQDKAAAMGARVVDINPDVELNAHVGFLGYENMESFLAAGDFDYVIDCIDSVACKSLLVATCQKLGIPVASSLGAGGRLDVTKAEITTLDKTYNCGLAVNLRRKLRRAGASLDYPVVFSGEFPIKPLPQEPVGSDPNRLPRAVNGTISYMPNLFGFMLAGFVIKQLLDKQEK, from the coding sequence ATGAGTCAAGCACAGGAACGTACCGGAATTCTTATTGGTGAAACAGGGCTGGATTACCTCGCCGGGCTGCATTTGCTGGTTGTGGGGTTAGGCGGTGTAGGCGGCGCGGTGGTTGAGGCTGTGGCGCGTGCTGGTGTCGGCCGACTGACGATTGTTGATCATGATAGTGTCGGGCTCTCCAATATGAATCGTCAGCTGGTCTGCACCCACTCAACCATAGGCCAGGATAAAGCTGCTGCAATGGGCGCCAGAGTTGTCGATATTAACCCCGATGTAGAGCTCAATGCCCATGTTGGATTTCTCGGTTATGAGAATATGGAAAGCTTTCTTGCAGCCGGTGATTTTGATTATGTGATCGACTGCATCGATTCAGTTGCCTGTAAATCTTTACTGGTAGCCACATGCCAAAAGCTGGGGATCCCTGTGGCATCCAGCCTGGGAGCAGGTGGCCGGCTGGATGTCACAAAAGCCGAAATCACTACGCTGGATAAAACCTACAACTGCGGTCTGGCGGTCAATCTTCGCCGTAAACTGCGTCGGGCTGGTGCCTCGCTGGATTACCCCGTGGTGTTTTCTGGTGAGTTCCCTATCAAGCCGCTGCCACAGGAACCTGTTGGCAGCGATCCAAACAGGCTGCCGCGAGCAGTTAATGGCACAATCTCCTATATGCCGAACCTATTTGGTTTTATGCTCGCCGGCTTCGTAATTAAACAGTTACTTGATAAGCAAGAGAAGTAA
- a CDS encoding TatD family hydrolase, translating into MQLTDSHCHLDDVRFDHDRAEVIQRASEAGVDRFVVPAVSRRGWGKLQTIAAEEVSIYPAFGLHPWFCDEHDESDLKLLPKLLEGAVAIGECGLDTGLCRFDMERQLHWFRGQLRIAAEHDLPVIVHGYKALDSVIREIKCYPELRGVVHSFSGSQQQADQLIALGFYLGFGGSITDERARKNAAVVQAIPVEKLLIETDAPDQSPSDHRGKRNEPAFLIEILARIATLRAIDAESLARICNRNAKELFRL; encoded by the coding sequence ATGCAGCTGACTGATAGCCACTGCCATCTCGATGATGTCCGCTTCGACCACGACAGGGCAGAGGTGATACAGCGCGCAAGTGAGGCGGGTGTGGATCGATTTGTAGTGCCTGCAGTCAGTCGCAGAGGCTGGGGAAAGTTGCAAACGATTGCAGCGGAAGAGGTGTCCATCTATCCGGCCTTTGGCCTGCATCCCTGGTTTTGTGATGAACATGATGAATCTGATTTGAAACTGCTGCCCAAGTTGTTAGAGGGGGCGGTGGCTATCGGTGAGTGCGGACTCGATACAGGGCTCTGCCGTTTTGATATGGAGAGGCAGCTGCACTGGTTCCGGGGGCAGCTTCGCATTGCCGCAGAACATGACCTTCCGGTGATCGTGCATGGCTACAAGGCTCTCGATAGTGTGATTCGGGAGATCAAATGCTATCCCGAGCTGCGCGGGGTGGTTCACAGCTTTTCCGGTTCACAGCAGCAGGCGGATCAACTGATCGCTCTGGGTTTCTATCTGGGATTCGGCGGCTCGATAACAGATGAGCGGGCCCGCAAAAATGCAGCAGTTGTTCAGGCGATTCCTGTCGAAAAGCTGTTGATCGAGACCGACGCACCGGACCAGTCCCCCAGCGATCACCGGGGGAAGCGTAATGAACCCGCTTTTCTGATCGAAATCCTCGCGCGGATCGCTACGCTTCGCGCCATTGATGCGGAGTCACTGGCCCGCATCTGCAACCGCAATGCGAAGGAGCTGTTCAGGTTATGA
- a CDS encoding calcium-binding protein: protein MKTKVAIHSMALAMLMPCIASAYECAGLPATIAGTEKADKISGTSGDDVIVGLGGNDKIDGKGGNDLICGGDGDDTIKGGSGSDKLFGDAGNDKILGGFDDDIIEGGAGNDKLFGDKGNDLLKGGSGEDKLSAGAGDDQLEGGDGDDTLYGEHGDDRLYGNRGNDRLYGWYGNDMLDGGEGDDRLFDREGQDSFDGGSGNDECQGLQDFGSQNASGEWQSDIRPSQESDLWSGCETLFK, encoded by the coding sequence TTGAAAACAAAGGTCGCTATTCATTCTATGGCTTTGGCGATGCTGATGCCATGCATCGCTTCGGCATACGAGTGTGCGGGACTGCCTGCCACGATCGCTGGAACGGAGAAAGCCGATAAAATCAGCGGTACATCAGGCGATGATGTGATTGTCGGCTTGGGGGGCAATGACAAGATCGACGGCAAAGGCGGTAACGATCTGATTTGTGGTGGCGACGGTGACGATACTATCAAAGGTGGCAGCGGCAGTGACAAGCTGTTCGGTGATGCCGGCAACGATAAAATTCTCGGCGGCTTTGACGATGACATCATCGAAGGTGGTGCGGGCAATGACAAACTTTTTGGCGATAAGGGAAATGACCTTCTCAAAGGCGGAAGTGGCGAGGATAAACTGAGCGCCGGAGCTGGTGATGACCAGCTCGAGGGCGGCGATGGTGATGACACCCTCTACGGTGAACATGGTGATGACCGACTTTATGGAAATCGCGGCAATGACAGGCTCTATGGCTGGTATGGTAACGATATGCTTGATGGCGGTGAGGGTGATGACCGGCTGTTCGACCGCGAAGGCCAGGACAGTTTTGATGGCGGCAGTGGCAATGATGAGTGCCAGGGTCTGCAGGATTTCGGATCGCAGAATGCATCGGGTGAGTGGCAGAGCGATATCAGGCCAAGTCAGGAGTCGGATTTATGGTCTGGTTGCGAAACCCTGTTCAAGTAA
- the trxA gene encoding thioredoxin: protein MATVELTKENFQAEVAGSDIAVLDFWAPWCGPCKMFGPVFEAISENHPDLLFGKVNTQEQQELGAHFNIRSIPTLMVIRENVMLYSESGALSKKDLEALIGQIRAIDMKEVHARVANQQAAGA, encoded by the coding sequence ATGGCTACGGTTGAACTGACTAAAGAAAATTTTCAGGCTGAGGTGGCAGGCAGTGATATTGCCGTGCTCGACTTCTGGGCCCCATGGTGTGGCCCCTGCAAAATGTTCGGGCCTGTCTTTGAAGCCATATCGGAAAATCACCCGGATCTCCTGTTTGGTAAGGTGAATACGCAAGAGCAGCAGGAGCTCGGAGCACATTTCAATATACGCTCCATTCCGACCTTGATGGTCATTCGCGAAAATGTGATGCTCTACTCTGAATCCGGTGCGCTTTCAAAGAAGGATCTGGAGGCACTTATTGGCCAGATCAGAGCGATTGATATGAAAGAGGTCCATGCGCGGGTCGCCAACCAGCAGGCTGCTGGCGCATAA
- a CDS encoding bacteriohemerythrin, whose translation MKLCASDFPEVPFQLMHNVHLEEVEMINAIYDLIVEIEAGANKSPVLTEKLDGLLTHTKEHFANEERLMQEAHFPPYAMHKGAHDLFLSEFEAALADWRESQTVGPIAMFLRLKLPRWMKDHIGSMDYVTAGFLAMHAK comes from the coding sequence ATGAAATTATGCGCATCAGATTTTCCCGAAGTTCCATTCCAGCTCATGCACAATGTTCACCTGGAAGAGGTGGAGATGATCAATGCCATCTACGACCTGATCGTTGAAATCGAGGCGGGCGCGAATAAGAGTCCTGTTCTCACAGAGAAGCTGGATGGGCTTCTCACCCATACGAAAGAGCACTTCGCCAACGAAGAGCGACTGATGCAGGAGGCTCACTTCCCGCCCTACGCCATGCATAAAGGCGCCCATGATCTTTTCCTTTCCGAGTTTGAAGCTGCACTAGCTGACTGGCGGGAGAGTCAGACCGTCGGTCCGATCGCCATGTTTTTGCGCCTTAAACTTCCACGCTGGATGAAGGATCATATCGGCAGCATGGATTATGTGACTGCTGGTTTTCTCGCTATGCACGCAAAGTGA
- a CDS encoding protein adenylyltransferase SelO, with protein MNKLEELMFDNAYVSELPSDPEPENFTRQVTGACYSRVKPTPVSDPQTLACAKEVAELLGISEQACKSPHFAEVFAGNRLLPGMDPYASCYGGHQFGHWAGQLGDGRAINIGEVINHQGERWMLQLKGAGLTPYSRNADGLAVLRSSLREFLCSEAMFHLGVPTTRALSLVTTGEMVKRDILYNGNAAFEPGAVLCRIAPSFTRFGNFQLFAARGEIAVLKQLLDYTIRTDFPHLGEPSPAVYITWFKEVCISTAELMAHWMRVGFVHGVMNTDNMSVLGLTIDYGPYGWLEGYDPGWTPNITDAEMKRYRFGNQPQIAGWNLARLADALVPLVESVEPLQEAIKVYAATYEKRWRSMIGAKLGFSETLPDDAILIQELLAILPLVETDMTIFYRKLAGIETDSDTTRLSDDLLIAPLLDAYYDLGSLNAAYRNRLASWLRSYINRTQQQGISDTERRARMNAVNPKYVLRNYLAQQAIDKTEAGDSSMIDELLELLRRPYDEQPENEHFAAKRPEWARHRAGCSMLSCSS; from the coding sequence ATGAACAAACTTGAAGAACTGATGTTCGATAATGCCTATGTGAGCGAACTGCCGAGCGACCCCGAGCCGGAAAATTTCACGCGTCAGGTGACGGGCGCCTGCTACTCGCGCGTGAAGCCGACCCCGGTAAGCGACCCGCAGACCTTAGCCTGCGCCAAGGAGGTAGCAGAACTGCTGGGCATCTCAGAGCAGGCGTGTAAATCACCGCACTTCGCTGAAGTTTTCGCTGGCAACCGGTTGCTGCCCGGCATGGACCCTTATGCCAGTTGTTACGGCGGCCATCAGTTCGGCCATTGGGCCGGTCAACTGGGTGATGGCCGCGCCATCAACATCGGCGAAGTCATCAATCATCAGGGGGAGCGCTGGATGCTACAGCTTAAAGGCGCTGGCCTTACCCCCTACTCCCGCAATGCCGATGGGCTTGCGGTACTGCGCTCTTCGCTTCGCGAGTTCCTCTGCAGTGAGGCAATGTTTCACCTTGGTGTACCGACCACCCGTGCATTGAGCCTTGTCACCACAGGAGAAATGGTAAAGCGCGATATCCTTTATAACGGCAATGCGGCCTTTGAACCAGGTGCTGTCCTCTGCCGCATCGCCCCCTCCTTTACCCGCTTCGGCAATTTCCAGCTCTTTGCCGCGCGCGGTGAGATCGCAGTGCTGAAGCAGCTGCTCGATTACACCATCCGCACCGATTTTCCGCACCTTGGCGAGCCATCGCCTGCGGTCTATATCACATGGTTCAAGGAGGTGTGCATCTCTACCGCTGAACTGATGGCACACTGGATGCGGGTCGGTTTTGTGCACGGCGTCATGAATACGGACAACATGTCTGTGCTGGGGCTGACCATCGATTACGGACCGTACGGCTGGCTTGAAGGGTATGATCCTGGGTGGACCCCCAATATCACCGATGCCGAGATGAAGCGATACCGCTTCGGCAATCAGCCGCAGATTGCAGGATGGAACCTTGCCCGGCTGGCAGATGCACTGGTGCCACTAGTCGAATCGGTGGAGCCACTGCAAGAGGCCATCAAGGTCTATGCAGCCACCTATGAAAAACGGTGGCGCTCGATGATAGGCGCCAAGCTGGGCTTTTCAGAGACCCTCCCTGATGATGCTATACTGATCCAGGAGTTGCTGGCTATCCTGCCGCTGGTTGAAACCGACATGACAATCTTCTACCGCAAACTTGCTGGTATCGAAACCGACAGCGATACGACCCGTCTCTCCGACGATCTCCTGATCGCCCCGCTGCTCGATGCCTACTACGACCTTGGCTCACTCAATGCGGCCTACCGGAACCGCCTGGCCTCATGGCTGCGCAGCTACATCAATCGCACCCAACAACAGGGTATTTCCGATACTGAACGGCGTGCCCGGATGAATGCGGTGAACCCTAAATATGTACTGCGCAACTACCTTGCCCAGCAGGCGATCGACAAGACTGAGGCCGGAGACAGCTCGATGATTGATGAACTGCTGGAGCTGCTGCGCCGCCCCTATGATGAACAGCCGGAAAACGAGCATTTTGCTGCCAAACGACCGGAGTGGGCACGCCATCGCGCTGGCTGCTCAATGCTCTCCTGCAGCTCCTGA
- the ung gene encoding uracil-DNA glycosylase: MSLVLSESWGRYLAGEFEQVYMSELVAFLDEQKAEGKIIYPAEENRFAAFNETPFESVKVVIIGQDPYHGANQAHGLSFSVLPGQKIPPSLRNIYKELNADLGIAAPEHGCLSSWAKAGVLLLNATLTVEERAPGSHQGRGWERFTDAAIRILSEKREHLVFMLWGNFAHSKADLIDVDRHLVLKSTHPSPFSAHRGFLGSAHFSKANAYLIANGYDPVDWSPACTQPQLQLGLD; this comes from the coding sequence GTGAGTCTTGTGCTGAGTGAGTCGTGGGGCAGATATCTGGCGGGTGAGTTCGAACAGGTCTATATGTCCGAGCTGGTTGCATTTCTGGATGAGCAGAAAGCGGAAGGGAAAATTATCTACCCTGCAGAGGAGAACCGGTTCGCTGCATTTAATGAGACACCATTTGAGTCCGTGAAGGTGGTGATCATCGGGCAGGATCCCTACCACGGAGCGAATCAGGCACACGGCCTTAGTTTTTCGGTGTTGCCGGGCCAGAAAATTCCGCCGTCGCTACGTAACATTTACAAGGAGCTGAATGCCGATCTCGGGATTGCAGCACCCGAACACGGTTGCCTCTCAAGCTGGGCGAAGGCGGGTGTGCTGCTGCTCAACGCTACGCTGACGGTAGAGGAGAGAGCTCCGGGTTCACATCAGGGGAGAGGCTGGGAGCGGTTCACCGATGCTGCGATCAGGATTTTGAGCGAGAAACGCGAGCACCTCGTGTTTATGCTGTGGGGTAACTTCGCTCACTCCAAAGCTGATCTGATTGATGTCGATCGCCACCTTGTACTGAAGTCGACACACCCGTCGCCTTTTTCAGCGCATCGTGGCTTTCTGGGCTCTGCTCACTTTTCCAAAGCTAATGCATATCTCATTGCCAACGGCTATGACCCCGTTGACTGGTCGCCGGCTTGCACGCAGCCACAGCTTCAACTCGGGCTTGATTGA